The following proteins come from a genomic window of Lycium ferocissimum isolate CSIRO_LF1 chromosome 4, AGI_CSIRO_Lferr_CH_V1, whole genome shotgun sequence:
- the LOC132054276 gene encoding uncharacterized protein LOC132054276 → MMQAQSLQNSLSDKLTAMTIQGKFSIKKVYLCLIPQYQKVAGRSISLQPNMHPRYKFILWLVAWRRLAIVDRLLEFNIHVPMECCFCDTVDETLDHRFFACPATNDLWCRLLHWLGLHETIGTWQEELQWA, encoded by the coding sequence ATGATGCAAGCACAGTCTTTGCAAAACTCTCTCTCTGATAAACTGACTGCAATGACTATTCAGGGTAAATTTTCTATCAAGAAGGTGTATCTGTGCTTAATTCCTCAATATCAAAAAGTTGCAGGGAGAAGCATTTCCCTCCAACCAAACATGCATCCAAGATATAAATTCATTCTATGGTTAGTAGCTTGGAGAAGACTTGCCATAGTTGATAGGTTGTTGGAGTTTAACATACATGTGCCCATGGAGTGTTGTTTTTGTGATACTGTAGATGAGACCCTTGATCACCGTTTCTTTGCCTGTCCAGCTACTAATGACCTGTGGTGTAGGCTGCTACACTGGCTGGGATTACATGAAACCATAGGTACCTGGCAAGAAGAGTTGCAATGGGCATGA